The Actinomycetes bacterium genome includes the window CTGGTCGACAACCCAGAGGAAACCGACGACCTGCTCCGCCTCGGTCTGCACCGCCTGCCGCTTCGAGAGTTCCCGCTGCTCCGCGGCCTGGCCCCCGCCCTGGCCGCCTACGATGGTGCCGCCGAGCTCGAACGCGGTCTGGAGATCCTGCTCACCGGCCTGCTGGCCCAACTTCCGCCGACCGCGCCGCCGCCCAAGCGCTGAGACGACCCGGCGACACCACGACCAGCCCGGCTTGAAGGCCGCCGGGGAACTGAACCCGGTCGGTGGCGGTGCGGTCAGCGACGCCCAGCCGGGGCCTGCTCGTCGCCTTCCGCTGTGCCGGCCACAACGTCACCGTCACCCGTCCGCACGGGCGCCATGCTCGGGCCGGGACACGTCCACCTGGTCAGGCTCGACGAAGTAGCACGAGCCCTCATGGCCCTGCTCCAGCGTGCACGTGCGCCCGGTTGCCAGATGCACGTTGCCGCAGCCGCCCGCCTTCGCCACCTCCCCGTCGACCGAGGCGTTGTGCAGTTCCGGGCGATCGTCCGGTTGGGCGGGTGCGTTCATCGCGGGATCCTGGCTCTCAGTCGGTTGACACGGTCGCTGCCCGGTTGGGCGGACGACGGTCTTCATGCCACGGTATGTCGTGGTCGACAACCGCGCCCGCGCGTCAGCTGGCCGTTCTCACCTCCGCAAAGCGGGGTCCATGCAGCCGAGCCCCCACAACGTGATGCGCGGCTTCACCGACCGTGGCCGGATCCATCGCATCGCCGACAAGCTGCTTGAAGGCCCTCGCGCAAAAGCCCGGCCGGTCAGCGGGAGCGGTGGCCGTCAGAAGCGTCGCTCGCGGCGCATCAGGGCGGTGCGCCCGTCCGGGTCGTACAGCAGGCGGTACATCGGGGTCGCCCACGCTCGGGTCCACCGCGACAGTGTCGGCTGGGTGTAGGTGCGAAGCTGGCCGGGGGGGCGCGGCCCGCGACGGCCGGCGTCGAACCAGGAGTCCAGCTGGGTGGCCGCGTCCCGGAAGGCGTCGAAGGCACGGACGGGATCGGTGAGGTCCTGCGCGAAGGCCGCGCCGCCGAGGTGCTCGGCTGCGAGCTGGAGCCGCAGCGACTGTGCCCACGAACGGCCCACGTGGGCGCCCGTGTCGGTGTCTGTGTCGGTGTCCAGGACCGCGCAGCTCAGCTCGCTGTCATGCGTCCAGGACCTCCGGTTCGCGTTGTCCGACCCGACGCACCCCCAGGTGTCATCGATGACGCAGACCTTCGCGTGGACGCAGATCGGAGTGCCGGCATCGTTTTCGAGGCCGTACACGGCGAAACGCGGCCCTCCCGCGGCCTGCAGCAGGCGCAGTCCCGGCTCACGGCCGGCCAGGTTGGGCGGCAGCGAGGTGCGCCCGTCCTGGTCGGGGAACCGCGGGATCACCGCGATCAGGCGCAGCTGCGGTGCCCGCGCCAGCGCGTCGGCGAACACCCGGGCGACATCGAGTGACCACAGGTACTGGTCCTCGACGTAGACCAGGGAACGCGCCTGCGCATGCGCCTTGTGGTACCCGCGGGCCACGCTGCGCTCACCCCGCGGCGCGAACGGATAGCCGGGACGACGCGCCGGATAGGTCCGCAGCAGCTGCACCGCCTGCGAGCCGCACGCGGCCGGGTCGGCAAGCTGAGCGGGCAGCGGGCGGGCCTTGCGGTCCTCTCGGTACAGCCGCTCCCCGATCAGATGGACGGGATTGCGGCTCAGCGGCGCAGGGTCTCGCCACCGTTCCCGGAAGACGGTCTCGGCGTCGCCGACGGCGGGACCCTGGACGGCCACCTGGACGTCGTGCCACGGAGGACGCGCGCCGTAGACGGCGGCCATCGGCTGGCTCTGCGGGTCCCCGCCATGCCGGTCGTCGTCCCGACGGCCGTGACACAGGTCGATCCCACCGATGAACGCGACGTCACGCTCCGGGTGCTGCAGATGCCGCAGCACCACCAGCTTTTGGTGGTGCGAGCCCATCGGTCGCACCCGCATGTCGAGCAGGCACTGACCGCCCGCCGCCTCGATCTCCTCCCCCAGGTGCCGGTTATCTCCCGCGCTGAACTGCAACCGGTCCAAATGGGAGCGCCAGACCGGGCCCCGCGCGTCGACTCCCCTGCGGGCCGCCGCCGCGAACACCGGGCCGACTTCGGTGCCCGGACCCCGCAACATCTCGTCCTGATCCCCACGCCAGTCCGTGAACATCAACCGGTCCCCTGCATCCATCGCCTCGACGGCGCTGAGCAGCTCGCCGAAGTACACGGCGCCGTGGATCAGCGGCCGCACCTGGTTCCCCCTCGACCAGGCGAGCCCGTCGCGATGCCGGTTGATCCACCGTGTCCGCGTTGCCGCGCTCGTCGGCGCTGAGGAACCACTGATCCGGCTCGGCGGCCAGACGGGGTCGACCGGCCATCTCGTCGAACACTGGTGCCACCTCCACGCCTCCCCACCCGAACCTCGTCCCCGCCACCACCCATCACCCGCTGGACCGTCCCTGCGGACGCCCGCCCGCGACGGCACCCGCCGTCCCGGATCGGCCGAGCCGTCGCTAGCGGCGGGGGAGGCGGCGTTGGCTCTCGCTGTTGGGCGGGGTGTAGTTGTGCTCGAAGTGGTGGTACGGGGTTGACTCGTCCGCCTGAGAAAGCACCTCACCGTGCAACTGGATATCGGGCGCGAACCGGACCTGCTCCTTGGTCACGGTGACCTGCAGGCCTACCGGGCCGACCCGGATCCCGCGCAGCGGCACAAACGTCAGGTGACGGTCGAGGAGACCTTCCCGGACCGTGGCAAACTGCGGCTCGTCGGTCTCGACGTCAACGTAGACGTCCTGCAACTTGCCGATCTTCTCGCCGTTGCGATCGACGAGCATCCTGCCGTGCCACTCGGCGACATCCCACCGGGCCTGGCCCTGATCGTTGGACATGTCTTGGTGAACATGACAAGCGTTGCCGGATCTGAGGCCGGGTCTTGAACGTATTCATCTGCCGCGAAGCGAGCGCTCTGCATGTGCCTAGCGCTCTCGATGTGGGAGTTCCGACCAGTCGATCACCTGCCTATGCGGACTAAATGTCGTCGAGGCCCCATCGCCCCATCCGCCTCCTTGGGCGGGCGGTGGCGCTCCCGAACTGCAGCCTCGATGTCAGTGCCACCTTCTTCGACAGGCTCCATACACACAGGTGTGCCCACGCGATCTTGTCGTC containing:
- a CDS encoding phospholipase D-like domain-containing protein, whose translation is MRPLIHGAVYFGELLSAVEAMDAGDRLMFTDWRGDQDEMLRGPGTEVGPVFAAAARRGVDARGPVWRSHLDRLQFSAGDNRHLGEEIEAAGGQCLLDMRVRPMGSHHQKLVVLRHLQHPERDVAFIGGIDLCHGRRDDDRHGGDPQSQPMAAVYGARPPWHDVQVAVQGPAVGDAETVFRERWRDPAPLSRNPVHLIGERLYREDRKARPLPAQLADPAACGSQAVQLLRTYPARRPGYPFAPRGERSVARGYHKAHAQARSLVYVEDQYLWSLDVARVFADALARAPQLRLIAVIPRFPDQDGRTSLPPNLAGREPGLRLLQAAGGPRFAVYGLENDAGTPICVHAKVCVIDDTWGCVGSDNANRRSWTHDSELSCAVLDTDTDTDTGAHVGRSWAQSLRLQLAAEHLGGAAFAQDLTDPVRAFDAFRDAATQLDSWFDAGRRGPRPPGQLRTYTQPTLSRWTRAWATPMYRLLYDPDGRTALMRRERRF
- a CDS encoding PRC-barrel domain-containing protein; protein product: MSNDQGQARWDVAEWHGRMLVDRNGEKIGKLQDVYVDVETDEPQFATVREGLLDRHLTFVPLRGIRVGPVGLQVTVTKEQVRFAPDIQLHGEVLSQADESTPYHHFEHNYTPPNSESQRRLPRR